One window from the genome of Musa acuminata AAA Group cultivar baxijiao chromosome BXJ1-4, Cavendish_Baxijiao_AAA, whole genome shotgun sequence encodes:
- the LOC135645919 gene encoding U-box domain-containing protein 51-like isoform X2 — protein sequence MVNVSTGNGTPTPPSPLDLTREREVLRLNDIERKLRRRKWWKTNDNNKAREGGKTFQLSSPMPLSGRGIKRPTDPKEGEEESMFVSMLRGMSHREKANSAACRLVAVAIDKDKSSQSALKWALDNVVTRGQTLTLIHVNTRPSSGYRDDASSAAISRDVFIPFRCFCTRKDVQCKDVILEDTDVAEAISDFITHAAIEKLVVGSSSRGGFVRSFRTIDLSASICKGVPDFCTVYIISKGKVSSMRNAVRPPPTISSLRNQIQEQASVNPDPQDHKPKNVPHEAALSPWCLQKDAESIKSPFTRGGRTSTTKSYGDLMLDSDISFVSSGGTSMEHSFPPRSSNVSDSFDLSFESLSRSLGSNSAGNDLSSFSYESSSSQAMEDVEAEIRRLRLQLKQTMDMYSTACKEALTAKQKAMELQRWKVEEGQRLKEARQAEEAALALVERERAKCMAAIQTAEASKRIAESEAQKRISAEMQALKEEEERRKAIDSLSHTSLRYRRYTIEEIEVATEYFANERKIGEGGYGPVYRCYLDHTPVAVKVLRPDAAQGRSQFQQEVEILCCIRHPNMVLLLGACPEYGCLVYEYMANGSLEDRLLRRGNTPPIPWQHRFRITAEIGMCLLFLHQTKPEPLVHRDLKPANILLDRNYVSKISDVGLARLVPPSVADSVTQYRLTATAGTFCYIDPEYQQTGMLGIKSDIYSLGIMLLQIISGRPPMGLTHYFERAIETGTFVEMLDYTVPDWPMDEALSLAKLALKCAELRRRDRPDLATVILPELNRLRDFAEENMQYSLFGNSSHLSPMQSQVSTQETRSDPETMQSGYESSISRFSESSTPGRRLSTS from the exons ATGGTCAATGTGTCAACAGGTAATGGAACCCCCACCCCTCCATCCCCGCTGGACCTCACAAGAGAAAGAGAAGTTCTCAGATTGAATGATATCGAGAGGAAATTGAGGAGGAGGAAGTGGTGGAAGACGAACGATAACAACAAAGCAAGAGAGGGAGGAAAAACTTTTCAGTTATCATCTCCTATGCCTCTCAGCGGCAGAGGCATCAAGAGACCGACGGATcccaaagaaggagaggaagaaagt ATGTTTGTGTCAATGCTGAGAGGAATGTCGCACAGGGAGAAGGCAAATAGTGCAGCATGCCGACTAGTAGCAGTGGCCATCGACAAGGACAAGAGCAGCCAGAGTGCTCTCAAGTGGGCTCTAGACAATGTTGTCACCAGAGGCCAGACCCTGACCCTAATTCATGTCAACACCAGGCCCTCAT CGGGTTACAGAGATGATGCTTCCTCTGCGGCGATTTCGAGGGACGTGTTCATCCCATTTCGATGTTTTTGCACCCGAAAAGAT GTGCAATGCAAAGATGTCATACTTGAAGACACTGATGTTGCCGAAGCAATTTCAGATTTCATCACACATGCCGCAATTGAAAAGCTAGTCGTTGGTTCATCATCGAGAGGCGGATTTGTTAG ATCATTTAGAACCATTGACCTCAGTGCCAGTATCTGCAAAGGTGTGCCTGATTTCTGCACTGTCTACATCATCTCCAAGGGAAAGGTCTCATCGATGAGGAATGCTGTCCGGCCTCCTCCAACCATCTCTTCTCTCCGGAATCAAATCCAAGAACAAGCAAGTGTTAATCCTGATCCACAGGACCATAAACCCAAGAATG TGCCACATGAGGCTGCATTGTCTCCATGGTGTCTGCAAAAAGATGCTGAATCAATCAA GTCACCTTTTACCAGGGGAGGACGTACTTCAACTACAAAATCATATGGAGATTTGATGCTGGACAGCGATATATCATTTGTGAGCAGTGGTGGGACAAGCATGGAGCACAGCTTCCCTCCAAGATCGTCAAATGTTTCGGACAGCTTTGATCTCAGTTTCGAGTCACTGTCCCGATCCTTAGGTTCAAACTCTGCTGGGAATGATTTATCTTCCTTCTCTTATGAGAGCTCATCATCTCAGGCTATG GAAGATGTGGAAGCAGAGATTAGGAGGCTAAGATTACAACTCAAGCAGACGATGGACATGTACAGCACAGCATGCAAAGAAGCACTTACAGCTAAACAGAAG GCAATGGAGCTCCAACGCTGGAAGGTAGAGGAAGGGCAACGACTAAAAGAAGCTCGACAGGCAGAAGAAGCAGCTCTTGCtctagtagagagagagagagcaaagtgTATGGCAGCAATACAAACAGCTGAAGCATCCAAACGGATTGCAGAATCAGAAGCACAAAAGAGAATCAGTGCAGAGATGCAGGCActcaaagaggaggaggagaggaggaaggccATCGATTCATTGTCACATACAAGTCTCAGGTACAGGAGGTACACAATAGAGGAGATAGAAGTAGCCACCGAGTATTTCGCGAATGAGAGGAAGATTGGAGAAGGTGGATACGGTCCTGTTTACAGATGTTACCTAGATCATACACCTGTTGCCGTTAAGGTTCTTCGTCCTGATGCTGCCCAAGGAAGGTCACAGTTTCAGCAAGAG GTTGAAATATTATGCTGCATTCGACATCCAAATATGGTTCTTTTACTGGGTGCCTGCCCAGAATATGGCTGTCTTGTATACGAGTACATGGCAAATGGGAGCTTGGAAGATCGATTGTTGAGGCGAGGGAATACACCACCAATCCCTTGGCAGCACAGATTCCGGATCACTGCAGAGATTGGCATGTGCCTCCTCTTCCTTCACCAGACTAAGCCGGAGCCGCTTGTTCACAGAGACCTCAAACCTGCAAACATCCTCCTTGACAGGAATTATGTCAGCAAGATCAGTGATGTTGGTCTCGCTCGCTTGGTTCCTCCATCTGTAGCAGACAGTGTCACCCAGTATCGCTTGACGGCGACGGCTGGCACATTTTGCTACATCGATCCAGAGTATCAGCAGACTGGCATGCTCGGTATAAAATCCGACATATACTCTCTTGGGATCATGCTGTTGCAGATCATTAGTGGCAGACCTCCCATGGGGTTGACACACTACTTTGAGCGTGCAATTGAGACAGGAACATTTGTAGAGATGTTGGATTACACAGTGCCAGATTGGCCCATGGACGAAGCTTTAAGCTTAGCCAAGCTGGCACTGAAGTGCGCAGAGCTTAGACGCAGGGATCGGCCAGATCTTGCGACGGTCATTTTGCCAGAACTCAACAGGCTCAGGGATTTCGCGGAGGAGAATATGCAGTACTCATTGTTTGGGAACAGCTCACACCTCTCACCTATGCAGAGTCAAGTTTCTACTCAA GAAACTAGAAGCGACCCTGAAACTATGCAATCTGGATATGAAAGTTCGATAAGCCGATTTAGTGAATCATCCACTCCTGGAAGAAGATTGAGCACTTCCTGA
- the LOC103981667 gene encoding fasciclin-like arabinogalactan protein 14 — translation MDLAPAASLTLTLFLSLLFPLVAPHNITKMLAQLPDFSTFNDLLTQTHLAADINSRSTITILAVSNGAVSSVSDEPIDTIKKILSLHVILDYYDDNKIHKISNHTAILTTLFQASGGAAGQNGFLNVTNMENGQIAFGSAVAGSSLTANFVKVLATQPYNISVLQISSVIVPPSLSGGDSSNHSTKPPASSPTPTAAPKTAPAPRSSPTPTAAPKTAPAPPTAAPSEAPSEAASPRASDAESPGGKTDDEPAPSGAPASAGIDGSPAGAPSDGADAPEGDGGGKSAADRVGAGVVGLAVAMGFAMLGAL, via the coding sequence ATGGATTTGGCACCGGCCGCCTCCCTCACCCTCAccctcttcctctccctcctcttcccctTGGTGGCTCCCCACAACATCACCAAGATGCTGGCCCAGTTGCCCGACTTCTCCACCTTCAACGATCTCCTCACCCAGACCCACCTTGCCGCCGACATCAACAGCCGCTCGACCATCACCATCCTCGCCGTCAGCAACGGCGCCGTGTCGTCCGTCTCCGACGAACCCATCGACACCATCAAGAAGATCCTCTCCCTGCACGTTATCCTCGACTACTACGACGACAACAAGATCCACAAGATCTCCAACCACACTGCCATCCTTACCACACTCTTCCAGGCCAGCGGCGGCGCCGCAGGCCAGAACGGCTTCCTCAACGTGACCAACATGGAAAACGGGCAGATCGCCTTCGGCTCCGCCGTGGCGGGCTCCTCTCTCACAGCCAACTTCGTGAAGGTCCTGGCCACGCAACCCTACAACATCTCGGTCCTCCAGATCAGCAGCGTCATCGTTCCTCCTAGCCTCAGCGGCGGGGATTCCAGCAACCACAGCACGAAACCGCCAGCGTCATCTCCTACACCGACGGCGGCGCCCAAGACGGCCCCTGCGCCACGGTCATCTCCTACGCCGACGGCGGCGCCCAAGACGGCCCCTGCGCCACCCACAGCAGCGCCCTCAGAGGCCCCGTCCGAAGCGGCGTCACCGCGGGCATCTGATGCGGAGTCTCCGGGCGGAAAGACGGATGATGAGCCAGCGCCATCAGGCGCACCGGCTTCAGCGGGCATAGACGGATCACCAGCGGGAGCTCCGTCCGACGGCGCCGACGCCCCGgaaggcgacggtggcgggaaatCCGCTGCGGACCGGGTGGGTGCTGGTGTTGTTGGGCTTGCTGTTGCCATGGGTTTCGCCATGTTAGGCGCTCTCTGA
- the LOC135645919 gene encoding U-box domain-containing protein 51-like isoform X1, protein MVNVSTGNGTPTPPSPLDLTREREVLRLNDIERKLRRRKWWKTNDNNKAREGGKTFQLSSPMPLSGRGIKRPTDPKEGEEESVKMFVSMLRGMSHREKANSAACRLVAVAIDKDKSSQSALKWALDNVVTRGQTLTLIHVNTRPSSGYRDDASSAAISRDVFIPFRCFCTRKDVQCKDVILEDTDVAEAISDFITHAAIEKLVVGSSSRGGFVRSFRTIDLSASICKGVPDFCTVYIISKGKVSSMRNAVRPPPTISSLRNQIQEQASVNPDPQDHKPKNVPHEAALSPWCLQKDAESIKSPFTRGGRTSTTKSYGDLMLDSDISFVSSGGTSMEHSFPPRSSNVSDSFDLSFESLSRSLGSNSAGNDLSSFSYESSSSQAMEDVEAEIRRLRLQLKQTMDMYSTACKEALTAKQKAMELQRWKVEEGQRLKEARQAEEAALALVERERAKCMAAIQTAEASKRIAESEAQKRISAEMQALKEEEERRKAIDSLSHTSLRYRRYTIEEIEVATEYFANERKIGEGGYGPVYRCYLDHTPVAVKVLRPDAAQGRSQFQQEVEILCCIRHPNMVLLLGACPEYGCLVYEYMANGSLEDRLLRRGNTPPIPWQHRFRITAEIGMCLLFLHQTKPEPLVHRDLKPANILLDRNYVSKISDVGLARLVPPSVADSVTQYRLTATAGTFCYIDPEYQQTGMLGIKSDIYSLGIMLLQIISGRPPMGLTHYFERAIETGTFVEMLDYTVPDWPMDEALSLAKLALKCAELRRRDRPDLATVILPELNRLRDFAEENMQYSLFGNSSHLSPMQSQVSTQETRSDPETMQSGYESSISRFSESSTPGRRLSTS, encoded by the exons ATGGTCAATGTGTCAACAGGTAATGGAACCCCCACCCCTCCATCCCCGCTGGACCTCACAAGAGAAAGAGAAGTTCTCAGATTGAATGATATCGAGAGGAAATTGAGGAGGAGGAAGTGGTGGAAGACGAACGATAACAACAAAGCAAGAGAGGGAGGAAAAACTTTTCAGTTATCATCTCCTATGCCTCTCAGCGGCAGAGGCATCAAGAGACCGACGGATcccaaagaaggagaggaagaaagtgTAAAA ATGTTTGTGTCAATGCTGAGAGGAATGTCGCACAGGGAGAAGGCAAATAGTGCAGCATGCCGACTAGTAGCAGTGGCCATCGACAAGGACAAGAGCAGCCAGAGTGCTCTCAAGTGGGCTCTAGACAATGTTGTCACCAGAGGCCAGACCCTGACCCTAATTCATGTCAACACCAGGCCCTCAT CGGGTTACAGAGATGATGCTTCCTCTGCGGCGATTTCGAGGGACGTGTTCATCCCATTTCGATGTTTTTGCACCCGAAAAGAT GTGCAATGCAAAGATGTCATACTTGAAGACACTGATGTTGCCGAAGCAATTTCAGATTTCATCACACATGCCGCAATTGAAAAGCTAGTCGTTGGTTCATCATCGAGAGGCGGATTTGTTAG ATCATTTAGAACCATTGACCTCAGTGCCAGTATCTGCAAAGGTGTGCCTGATTTCTGCACTGTCTACATCATCTCCAAGGGAAAGGTCTCATCGATGAGGAATGCTGTCCGGCCTCCTCCAACCATCTCTTCTCTCCGGAATCAAATCCAAGAACAAGCAAGTGTTAATCCTGATCCACAGGACCATAAACCCAAGAATG TGCCACATGAGGCTGCATTGTCTCCATGGTGTCTGCAAAAAGATGCTGAATCAATCAA GTCACCTTTTACCAGGGGAGGACGTACTTCAACTACAAAATCATATGGAGATTTGATGCTGGACAGCGATATATCATTTGTGAGCAGTGGTGGGACAAGCATGGAGCACAGCTTCCCTCCAAGATCGTCAAATGTTTCGGACAGCTTTGATCTCAGTTTCGAGTCACTGTCCCGATCCTTAGGTTCAAACTCTGCTGGGAATGATTTATCTTCCTTCTCTTATGAGAGCTCATCATCTCAGGCTATG GAAGATGTGGAAGCAGAGATTAGGAGGCTAAGATTACAACTCAAGCAGACGATGGACATGTACAGCACAGCATGCAAAGAAGCACTTACAGCTAAACAGAAG GCAATGGAGCTCCAACGCTGGAAGGTAGAGGAAGGGCAACGACTAAAAGAAGCTCGACAGGCAGAAGAAGCAGCTCTTGCtctagtagagagagagagagcaaagtgTATGGCAGCAATACAAACAGCTGAAGCATCCAAACGGATTGCAGAATCAGAAGCACAAAAGAGAATCAGTGCAGAGATGCAGGCActcaaagaggaggaggagaggaggaaggccATCGATTCATTGTCACATACAAGTCTCAGGTACAGGAGGTACACAATAGAGGAGATAGAAGTAGCCACCGAGTATTTCGCGAATGAGAGGAAGATTGGAGAAGGTGGATACGGTCCTGTTTACAGATGTTACCTAGATCATACACCTGTTGCCGTTAAGGTTCTTCGTCCTGATGCTGCCCAAGGAAGGTCACAGTTTCAGCAAGAG GTTGAAATATTATGCTGCATTCGACATCCAAATATGGTTCTTTTACTGGGTGCCTGCCCAGAATATGGCTGTCTTGTATACGAGTACATGGCAAATGGGAGCTTGGAAGATCGATTGTTGAGGCGAGGGAATACACCACCAATCCCTTGGCAGCACAGATTCCGGATCACTGCAGAGATTGGCATGTGCCTCCTCTTCCTTCACCAGACTAAGCCGGAGCCGCTTGTTCACAGAGACCTCAAACCTGCAAACATCCTCCTTGACAGGAATTATGTCAGCAAGATCAGTGATGTTGGTCTCGCTCGCTTGGTTCCTCCATCTGTAGCAGACAGTGTCACCCAGTATCGCTTGACGGCGACGGCTGGCACATTTTGCTACATCGATCCAGAGTATCAGCAGACTGGCATGCTCGGTATAAAATCCGACATATACTCTCTTGGGATCATGCTGTTGCAGATCATTAGTGGCAGACCTCCCATGGGGTTGACACACTACTTTGAGCGTGCAATTGAGACAGGAACATTTGTAGAGATGTTGGATTACACAGTGCCAGATTGGCCCATGGACGAAGCTTTAAGCTTAGCCAAGCTGGCACTGAAGTGCGCAGAGCTTAGACGCAGGGATCGGCCAGATCTTGCGACGGTCATTTTGCCAGAACTCAACAGGCTCAGGGATTTCGCGGAGGAGAATATGCAGTACTCATTGTTTGGGAACAGCTCACACCTCTCACCTATGCAGAGTCAAGTTTCTACTCAA GAAACTAGAAGCGACCCTGAAACTATGCAATCTGGATATGAAAGTTCGATAAGCCGATTTAGTGAATCATCCACTCCTGGAAGAAGATTGAGCACTTCCTGA
- the LOC135645919 gene encoding U-box domain-containing protein 52-like isoform X3: MVNVSTGNGTPTPPSPLDLTREREVLRLNDIERKLRRRKWWKTNDNNKAREGGKTFQLSSPMPLSGRGIKRPTDPKEGEEESVKMFVSMLRGMSHREKANSAACRLVAVAIDKDKSSQSALKWALDNVVTRGQTLTLIHVNTRPSSGYRDDASSAAISRDVFIPFRCFCTRKDVQCKDVILEDTDVAEAISDFITHAAIEKLVVGSSSRGGFVRSFRTIDLSASICKGVPDFCTVYIISKGKVSSMRNAVRPPPTISSLRNQIQEQASVNPDPQDHKPKNVPHEAALSPWCLQKDAESIKSPFTRGGRTSTTKSYGDLMLDSDISFVSSGGTSMEHSFPPRSSNVSDSFDLSFESLSRSLGSNSAGNDLSSFSYESSSSQAMEDVEAEIRRLRLQLKQTMDMYSTACKEALTAKQKAMELQRWKVEEGQRLKEARQAEEAALALVERERAKCMAAIQTAEASKRIAESEAQKRISAEMQALKEEEERRKAIDSLSHTSLRYRRYTIEEIEVATEYFANERKIGEGGYGPVYRCYLDHTPVAVKVLRPDAAQGRSQFQQEVEILCCIRHPNMVLLLGACPEYGCLVYEYMANGSLEDRLLRRGNTPPIPWQHRFRITAEIGMCLLFLHQTKPEPLVHRDLKPANILLDRNYVSKISDVGLARLVPPSVADSVTQYRLTATAGTFCYIDPEYQQTGMLGIKSDIYSLGIMLLQIISGRPPMGLTHYFERAIETGTFVEMLDYTVPDWPMDEALSLAKLALKCAELRRRDRPDLATVILPELNRLRDFAEENMQYSLFGNSSHLSPMQSQVSTQVC, encoded by the exons ATGGTCAATGTGTCAACAGGTAATGGAACCCCCACCCCTCCATCCCCGCTGGACCTCACAAGAGAAAGAGAAGTTCTCAGATTGAATGATATCGAGAGGAAATTGAGGAGGAGGAAGTGGTGGAAGACGAACGATAACAACAAAGCAAGAGAGGGAGGAAAAACTTTTCAGTTATCATCTCCTATGCCTCTCAGCGGCAGAGGCATCAAGAGACCGACGGATcccaaagaaggagaggaagaaagtgTAAAA ATGTTTGTGTCAATGCTGAGAGGAATGTCGCACAGGGAGAAGGCAAATAGTGCAGCATGCCGACTAGTAGCAGTGGCCATCGACAAGGACAAGAGCAGCCAGAGTGCTCTCAAGTGGGCTCTAGACAATGTTGTCACCAGAGGCCAGACCCTGACCCTAATTCATGTCAACACCAGGCCCTCAT CGGGTTACAGAGATGATGCTTCCTCTGCGGCGATTTCGAGGGACGTGTTCATCCCATTTCGATGTTTTTGCACCCGAAAAGAT GTGCAATGCAAAGATGTCATACTTGAAGACACTGATGTTGCCGAAGCAATTTCAGATTTCATCACACATGCCGCAATTGAAAAGCTAGTCGTTGGTTCATCATCGAGAGGCGGATTTGTTAG ATCATTTAGAACCATTGACCTCAGTGCCAGTATCTGCAAAGGTGTGCCTGATTTCTGCACTGTCTACATCATCTCCAAGGGAAAGGTCTCATCGATGAGGAATGCTGTCCGGCCTCCTCCAACCATCTCTTCTCTCCGGAATCAAATCCAAGAACAAGCAAGTGTTAATCCTGATCCACAGGACCATAAACCCAAGAATG TGCCACATGAGGCTGCATTGTCTCCATGGTGTCTGCAAAAAGATGCTGAATCAATCAA GTCACCTTTTACCAGGGGAGGACGTACTTCAACTACAAAATCATATGGAGATTTGATGCTGGACAGCGATATATCATTTGTGAGCAGTGGTGGGACAAGCATGGAGCACAGCTTCCCTCCAAGATCGTCAAATGTTTCGGACAGCTTTGATCTCAGTTTCGAGTCACTGTCCCGATCCTTAGGTTCAAACTCTGCTGGGAATGATTTATCTTCCTTCTCTTATGAGAGCTCATCATCTCAGGCTATG GAAGATGTGGAAGCAGAGATTAGGAGGCTAAGATTACAACTCAAGCAGACGATGGACATGTACAGCACAGCATGCAAAGAAGCACTTACAGCTAAACAGAAG GCAATGGAGCTCCAACGCTGGAAGGTAGAGGAAGGGCAACGACTAAAAGAAGCTCGACAGGCAGAAGAAGCAGCTCTTGCtctagtagagagagagagagcaaagtgTATGGCAGCAATACAAACAGCTGAAGCATCCAAACGGATTGCAGAATCAGAAGCACAAAAGAGAATCAGTGCAGAGATGCAGGCActcaaagaggaggaggagaggaggaaggccATCGATTCATTGTCACATACAAGTCTCAGGTACAGGAGGTACACAATAGAGGAGATAGAAGTAGCCACCGAGTATTTCGCGAATGAGAGGAAGATTGGAGAAGGTGGATACGGTCCTGTTTACAGATGTTACCTAGATCATACACCTGTTGCCGTTAAGGTTCTTCGTCCTGATGCTGCCCAAGGAAGGTCACAGTTTCAGCAAGAG GTTGAAATATTATGCTGCATTCGACATCCAAATATGGTTCTTTTACTGGGTGCCTGCCCAGAATATGGCTGTCTTGTATACGAGTACATGGCAAATGGGAGCTTGGAAGATCGATTGTTGAGGCGAGGGAATACACCACCAATCCCTTGGCAGCACAGATTCCGGATCACTGCAGAGATTGGCATGTGCCTCCTCTTCCTTCACCAGACTAAGCCGGAGCCGCTTGTTCACAGAGACCTCAAACCTGCAAACATCCTCCTTGACAGGAATTATGTCAGCAAGATCAGTGATGTTGGTCTCGCTCGCTTGGTTCCTCCATCTGTAGCAGACAGTGTCACCCAGTATCGCTTGACGGCGACGGCTGGCACATTTTGCTACATCGATCCAGAGTATCAGCAGACTGGCATGCTCGGTATAAAATCCGACATATACTCTCTTGGGATCATGCTGTTGCAGATCATTAGTGGCAGACCTCCCATGGGGTTGACACACTACTTTGAGCGTGCAATTGAGACAGGAACATTTGTAGAGATGTTGGATTACACAGTGCCAGATTGGCCCATGGACGAAGCTTTAAGCTTAGCCAAGCTGGCACTGAAGTGCGCAGAGCTTAGACGCAGGGATCGGCCAGATCTTGCGACGGTCATTTTGCCAGAACTCAACAGGCTCAGGGATTTCGCGGAGGAGAATATGCAGTACTCATTGTTTGGGAACAGCTCACACCTCTCACCTATGCAGAGTCAAGTTTCTACTCAAGTATGTTAA
- the LOC135645919 gene encoding U-box domain-containing protein 52-like isoform X4 produces the protein MFVSMLRGMSHREKANSAACRLVAVAIDKDKSSQSALKWALDNVVTRGQTLTLIHVNTRPSSGYRDDASSAAISRDVFIPFRCFCTRKDVQCKDVILEDTDVAEAISDFITHAAIEKLVVGSSSRGGFVRSFRTIDLSASICKGVPDFCTVYIISKGKVSSMRNAVRPPPTISSLRNQIQEQASVNPDPQDHKPKNVPHEAALSPWCLQKDAESIKSPFTRGGRTSTTKSYGDLMLDSDISFVSSGGTSMEHSFPPRSSNVSDSFDLSFESLSRSLGSNSAGNDLSSFSYESSSSQAMEDVEAEIRRLRLQLKQTMDMYSTACKEALTAKQKAMELQRWKVEEGQRLKEARQAEEAALALVERERAKCMAAIQTAEASKRIAESEAQKRISAEMQALKEEEERRKAIDSLSHTSLRYRRYTIEEIEVATEYFANERKIGEGGYGPVYRCYLDHTPVAVKVLRPDAAQGRSQFQQEVEILCCIRHPNMVLLLGACPEYGCLVYEYMANGSLEDRLLRRGNTPPIPWQHRFRITAEIGMCLLFLHQTKPEPLVHRDLKPANILLDRNYVSKISDVGLARLVPPSVADSVTQYRLTATAGTFCYIDPEYQQTGMLGIKSDIYSLGIMLLQIISGRPPMGLTHYFERAIETGTFVEMLDYTVPDWPMDEALSLAKLALKCAELRRRDRPDLATVILPELNRLRDFAEENMQYSLFGNSSHLSPMQSQVSTQETRSDPETMQSGYESSISRFSESSTPGRRLSTS, from the exons ATGTTTGTGTCAATGCTGAGAGGAATGTCGCACAGGGAGAAGGCAAATAGTGCAGCATGCCGACTAGTAGCAGTGGCCATCGACAAGGACAAGAGCAGCCAGAGTGCTCTCAAGTGGGCTCTAGACAATGTTGTCACCAGAGGCCAGACCCTGACCCTAATTCATGTCAACACCAGGCCCTCAT CGGGTTACAGAGATGATGCTTCCTCTGCGGCGATTTCGAGGGACGTGTTCATCCCATTTCGATGTTTTTGCACCCGAAAAGAT GTGCAATGCAAAGATGTCATACTTGAAGACACTGATGTTGCCGAAGCAATTTCAGATTTCATCACACATGCCGCAATTGAAAAGCTAGTCGTTGGTTCATCATCGAGAGGCGGATTTGTTAG ATCATTTAGAACCATTGACCTCAGTGCCAGTATCTGCAAAGGTGTGCCTGATTTCTGCACTGTCTACATCATCTCCAAGGGAAAGGTCTCATCGATGAGGAATGCTGTCCGGCCTCCTCCAACCATCTCTTCTCTCCGGAATCAAATCCAAGAACAAGCAAGTGTTAATCCTGATCCACAGGACCATAAACCCAAGAATG TGCCACATGAGGCTGCATTGTCTCCATGGTGTCTGCAAAAAGATGCTGAATCAATCAA GTCACCTTTTACCAGGGGAGGACGTACTTCAACTACAAAATCATATGGAGATTTGATGCTGGACAGCGATATATCATTTGTGAGCAGTGGTGGGACAAGCATGGAGCACAGCTTCCCTCCAAGATCGTCAAATGTTTCGGACAGCTTTGATCTCAGTTTCGAGTCACTGTCCCGATCCTTAGGTTCAAACTCTGCTGGGAATGATTTATCTTCCTTCTCTTATGAGAGCTCATCATCTCAGGCTATG GAAGATGTGGAAGCAGAGATTAGGAGGCTAAGATTACAACTCAAGCAGACGATGGACATGTACAGCACAGCATGCAAAGAAGCACTTACAGCTAAACAGAAG GCAATGGAGCTCCAACGCTGGAAGGTAGAGGAAGGGCAACGACTAAAAGAAGCTCGACAGGCAGAAGAAGCAGCTCTTGCtctagtagagagagagagagcaaagtgTATGGCAGCAATACAAACAGCTGAAGCATCCAAACGGATTGCAGAATCAGAAGCACAAAAGAGAATCAGTGCAGAGATGCAGGCActcaaagaggaggaggagaggaggaaggccATCGATTCATTGTCACATACAAGTCTCAGGTACAGGAGGTACACAATAGAGGAGATAGAAGTAGCCACCGAGTATTTCGCGAATGAGAGGAAGATTGGAGAAGGTGGATACGGTCCTGTTTACAGATGTTACCTAGATCATACACCTGTTGCCGTTAAGGTTCTTCGTCCTGATGCTGCCCAAGGAAGGTCACAGTTTCAGCAAGAG GTTGAAATATTATGCTGCATTCGACATCCAAATATGGTTCTTTTACTGGGTGCCTGCCCAGAATATGGCTGTCTTGTATACGAGTACATGGCAAATGGGAGCTTGGAAGATCGATTGTTGAGGCGAGGGAATACACCACCAATCCCTTGGCAGCACAGATTCCGGATCACTGCAGAGATTGGCATGTGCCTCCTCTTCCTTCACCAGACTAAGCCGGAGCCGCTTGTTCACAGAGACCTCAAACCTGCAAACATCCTCCTTGACAGGAATTATGTCAGCAAGATCAGTGATGTTGGTCTCGCTCGCTTGGTTCCTCCATCTGTAGCAGACAGTGTCACCCAGTATCGCTTGACGGCGACGGCTGGCACATTTTGCTACATCGATCCAGAGTATCAGCAGACTGGCATGCTCGGTATAAAATCCGACATATACTCTCTTGGGATCATGCTGTTGCAGATCATTAGTGGCAGACCTCCCATGGGGTTGACACACTACTTTGAGCGTGCAATTGAGACAGGAACATTTGTAGAGATGTTGGATTACACAGTGCCAGATTGGCCCATGGACGAAGCTTTAAGCTTAGCCAAGCTGGCACTGAAGTGCGCAGAGCTTAGACGCAGGGATCGGCCAGATCTTGCGACGGTCATTTTGCCAGAACTCAACAGGCTCAGGGATTTCGCGGAGGAGAATATGCAGTACTCATTGTTTGGGAACAGCTCACACCTCTCACCTATGCAGAGTCAAGTTTCTACTCAA GAAACTAGAAGCGACCCTGAAACTATGCAATCTGGATATGAAAGTTCGATAAGCCGATTTAGTGAATCATCCACTCCTGGAAGAAGATTGAGCACTTCCTGA